DNA from Pseudoalteromonas marina:
ATTACGACAACGTGGTGATGATCACCCCATCAAAAGAATTTGTAGCCGGTTTACCTTACGGCAAAATCCCAGACCGAAACGACTTTACCGATCTTGATGCCGACACGCGTATTAAATATTGGAATACTGTGTTTAGTGAAACTGAAAAATTGGCTGAAGCTTTTGATAAAGATTTGGATACGGCTAAGTTTGATTTTAAACGGTTCTAATTTTTCATGTTACTGACAACTGACAACTGACAACTGACAACTGACAACTGACAACTGACAACTGACAACCTATAAATTACGTTATGTTAAATTGTATTGTTAATAATAAAGCGAGCGTGATTATACAAATCAGCCCGCTTTTAGGAGAGTTATTAACGGTTAATTTAGCTCAGAATCTACCCAAAATTTAGTCCCTTTTAGAACAGCTTGTAGAGCAAGTCCATTTTCGGTTACAGAATATACAGTAACTTGGTCTGCAATGGCTTCGGCCACCAATGCTCCACCTTTATCTTCGTATTTTGCTGCAGCATCTGCGTTCCCACCAAATGCCCAACCGTGTTCAATAAATCTATTTACTGCTGCTTGGGTATGAAAAACCATAACTACATTAAAATCTTTAACGCCTAAACCTAACCCTAAACCAGCTTCACCCATGTTCATGTAAGTAGATTTACCTGTTAGGTTATTTTTTACTACGCCATAACCACCACCAAAACTAGCAAGAATAACGTTAACATTCGCGTTATCAAAAACAGCATAACCAGCAGAGTTTGTTATTTGCGTTTTAACATCTGGCTTTTTAGTATAAAGTTTACTAAGTGTGTTACTTTTCATACTTTGAACTAAAGAACGTTTTTCACTAGGAGATGCACTACCGGTAGTCGCACAACCTGTAAGTATTAACGAGAGTGTAAGTAAAAATAATATACTAACTTGTTTCATAACTTTTCCTTAATAAGGTTTGGCATGGCCATTTAAGCATAGTCTAAAATAAACAGTTATTTACTATGTCCAATACTAGACAGTATCGGACTTAAAGGTTATTCTGTAACTAACTTATTTAATTGAATATTTATATACTATGCTTGTTGCGTTGGTCGATACGTTAAAACAATTAAGATATCAAATTGCTCATCTTGATGACGGTACTCTTAATTCGGAATACCCAGAACTTTCAACCTTTATACAGCAAGTTGCCTTGACTGTAACTGAATCAGAATCGGATCTTAAATTTTTATATCAATTTTTATATGTCTATGGCCGAAAATCAGAAGCAACATACAGTCGATTTAGAAACGAACTTGAACGGTTTTATTTATGGTCGTGGTTAATTGCCGAAAAGTCAGTATTCGAATTAAAACGTGAAGATATTGAAGCCTATGTTGATTTTATGGTTGAACCCGATAAAAAGTGGGCATCGACTTCTGTTCAGTGGCGTTATAAAGATGAGCAAGGGATTCGCCGATTAAATCAAAATTGGCGCCCTTTTATGCTTAAAGAATCTACGGCTAGCCAACAAACATTGTCGGCTATGTTCACAGCGCTTAATGTATTTTATAAATTTTCATTACTTGAAGAAAAAACGTTTGCTAACTTTGTACCAGTAGTGAAAAAAAATAGCCCGTATTTAGTTGTGCAATCTCAAATTCAGATCCCAGACACATTAAGCGATATACAATGGGAGTATGTGTTTGGAGTAACTCGCGATTTATGTGAACAAAACCCAGATTTAGAACGAAACTTATTTACCCTTGCGTGTTTAAAGGGATTGTATTTAAGAATTTCTGAATTATCTGAGCGACCTCAGTGGTCACCGGTTATGTCTCACTTTTGGCAAGATAACGACGGCTTTTGGTTTTTACGAATAATGGGTAAAGGTAACAAGCTACGAGATGTTACGCTAAGTGATGATTTTGTTGAATATTTAAAACGTTATAGATTATACCGAGGGCTGCCTGCCCTTCCCCGCGTTGATGAAGCCGAGCCACTGGTTCATAAAATTAGAGGCCAAGGTGGTATGACTGTCAGGCAAATTAGGCGTTTAGTTCAACAAAGTTTTGATTATGCGCAACAATCATTGTTGGATGATGGTTTTAAAGATGATGCTGAACAATTAGGTGCAGCAACTGCCCATTGGCTGCGTCATACGGGAGCAACACACGATGCGCAAACGCGGCCACTTAAGCATTTATCTGAAGATTTAGGACATGCAAAAATTGCGACCACCGATCAAATTTATATTCAAACAAATATTAAAGAGCGAGCAAAATCCGGAGCTAAAAGGAAAATTTAATGACCTACTTAGTGATAGCGTTTATAGGCGCTTTGTTTTTAATATATTCATTGACGCTTCGCCAACTAGAAAAAACAGAAGTAACTGGCCCAATGTTTTTTGTTATTGGCGGTATTACATTAGCCAATTTAGTGCCCAATAATGGCGGTGAGTTAAAAGCGGGCGTTGATTTATTACTGCCGTTTATAGAATTAACTTTGAGTATATTTTTATTTTCGGATGCGGCTAAATCTAAACTAAGTGTATTAAGGCATAGTTTTCAATACCCTGGCTTATTATTATTTGTTGCCCTCCCCTTAACATTATTACTGGGAATAGCAGTTGGCTTATTTTTGTTTGCTGAGCTTTCGTTAATTCAAGCGGCATTAATTGCTATTATTTTAACGCCAACAGATGCAGCACTTAGCAAAGGGTTACTATCAAGCGGTCAAGTGCCCGAAAAAATTCGTGAAGGTATCAATACCGAAAGCGGATTAAATGATGGATTATGTGTACCCGTATTTTTAATATTTATTTTATTGGCAAAAAATCCTGAGTCAGCAATAACTACCTCTCATGTAGTGAGTGTATTTTCAAGAGAGTTAGGTATTGCATTACTTGTTGCTATAACGAGTATTTCGATTTTTATTCCGAGTTTAAATTTTGCAATGAAGCGGCATTACTTTGCTCAAAACACTAGCCCATTTTTGTTATTAGGTTTTGCAATGGCGGTATTTTCTGTTACCCAATATTTGCATGGCAGTGGTTTTATTGCTGTGTTTGTAGCGGGTTTATTGTTTGATAAGTTTTCAACTAAAACAGTGCGTACTGAATTAATAGAAGATTCAGAACATATTGCTGACTTTACGTCTCTGATGATTTGGTGTTTGTTCGGTTATGCATGTGCTTATTTAGTATTGCCAAAATTAAATTTTGAAATAGTAACGTATGCATTATTAAGTACTACATTGATAAGAATTATACCTGTAATGTTGTCACTACTTTTTACATCTTTAAATTTAAAAGAGCGTTTTACTTTTGCATGGTTTGGGCCAAGAGGATTGGCCTCAATTGTATTTACTCTTATGGTGATTGATGAGCAAATAGAAAATAAATTTCAGATTGCGAGCATTGCCATGACTACAATTTTGTTTAGTGTATTTATTCATGGCATTAGTACAAAACCGATTGCTGATAGTTTTAAAAATGCAAAGTAAAATAAAAAAGGCGTAACTAAATTTAAGTTACGCCTTTTAAATATGTTTAAAAAAATTTTTAACTTAGTACATGGGCAAGTAATTCGATAGGATGTTTAGGCTTAAACTTTTCATAGCGTTTTACTTGGCTACGGCACGAAAACCCAGTTGACAAAAGTTGCTCTGATTTAGTTTTATCAACTATGGGTTTCCAACTCATTTCGTAAAGTGCGCGTGAGTTATCTTGATTTTGTGCTTCATGTCCGTAAGTACCCGCCATACCACAGCAACCGGTATTAGTTGTATTTAAAGTTAGTCCGATATCTGTAAATATAGTTTTCCAAACATTAGCTGCTTTTGGCAAAGATGTAGTTTCTGTGCAATGACTTAATAATGTAAATTCAGTTTCATTATTATTATTTGCAGTTAGCCCTTTAAAAGATTGCGTTTCTAACCATTCGTGAGCAAGTTGTACGTTAAAATCGCCGCGGTTATTTTCTAAAATTGTATTGTATTCATCGCGATAACACATAACCAAAGACGCATCTAATCCTACTAGTGGCGCATTAATATCGTTTAACTGATTTAAAAATTCTGCGGCATTTTTGGCAGTTACTTTAAATTCGTGCAAAAAACCTTTTACATGTTGCGGTTTACCATTGGGTTTAAAGGGTAACAACATTGGTTTTTTACCAAGTTGAGCAATTAAGGTTATAAAACTTTCAACTAGTTCGGCTTCATAAAAGCTGGTGAACGGGTCTTGAACTATTAAAACATATTCACTTTGTTGTTCGGCAGTTAAACTATTTAAAAATTCAAAATTAAATTGCTGTGCTTTGTTTATCCGATTTGCTAGTGACGGAATGCTCAGTTGTGGTGTATCAACATAACCCACCGTGTTTTTAATTATGCTGCTAATAAATTTTGTTTTAACGATTGGATTTATTATTTTACCGAATTTAGCCATAAGTGGCGCGCTACTTTCAATGTTACCCACTAAGTAGTCTTTGAGTGGGCGCGCATAGTAACTGTGATAATAATTTAAAAAGCGAGCTCGAAAAGTAGGTACATCCACTTTTATAGGGCAAGCAGTTGTACATGCTTTACAGGCTAAACATTCATCCATAGATGCTTTTACTTCGTGTGAAAAATCGTAAATGCCTTTCTTTTTTTCGCGGCTATGTACAAACCTTTCCCACCAGGTAATTACTTCACCTTTATTCAATTCTTTTTCTACGCCCAGCAGATCTATGCTTTTAGATTCTTGAAGGCGAAGCCATTCACGCATTAAACTGGCTCGCCCTTTTGGTGAGTTACGGCGATCGCCGGTTACTTTATACGACGGACACATTGGCGAGTTTTCATCATAATTAAAACAAATACCATTTCCATTACAGGTCATGGCGTTGTTAAAACTCGTTTTAACGTCGATGGAAATTTGTTTGTCGAACCACGATCGTTTTTGCCCATCAACACTAACTAGTGAGTCTTCACTATCGATAGGTGTACATATTTTACCAGGGTTTATTCGGTTATACGGGTCGAACGCTGTTTTGATTATACGCAGTTGGGTAAATAAATGTTCGCCAAAAAACTCAGGCCCATATTCACTTCGG
Protein-coding regions in this window:
- a CDS encoding YSC84-related protein, which translates into the protein MKQVSILFLLTLSLILTGCATTGSASPSEKRSLVQSMKSNTLSKLYTKKPDVKTQITNSAGYAVFDNANVNVILASFGGGYGVVKNNLTGKSTYMNMGEAGLGLGLGVKDFNVVMVFHTQAAVNRFIEHGWAFGGNADAAAKYEDKGGALVAEAIADQVTVYSVTENGLALQAVLKGTKFWVDSELN
- a CDS encoding tyrosine-type recombinase/integrase; translation: MLVALVDTLKQLRYQIAHLDDGTLNSEYPELSTFIQQVALTVTESESDLKFLYQFLYVYGRKSEATYSRFRNELERFYLWSWLIAEKSVFELKREDIEAYVDFMVEPDKKWASTSVQWRYKDEQGIRRLNQNWRPFMLKESTASQQTLSAMFTALNVFYKFSLLEEKTFANFVPVVKKNSPYLVVQSQIQIPDTLSDIQWEYVFGVTRDLCEQNPDLERNLFTLACLKGLYLRISELSERPQWSPVMSHFWQDNDGFWFLRIMGKGNKLRDVTLSDDFVEYLKRYRLYRGLPALPRVDEAEPLVHKIRGQGGMTVRQIRRLVQQSFDYAQQSLLDDGFKDDAEQLGAATAHWLRHTGATHDAQTRPLKHLSEDLGHAKIATTDQIYIQTNIKERAKSGAKRKI
- a CDS encoding cation:proton antiporter — encoded protein: MTYLVIAFIGALFLIYSLTLRQLEKTEVTGPMFFVIGGITLANLVPNNGGELKAGVDLLLPFIELTLSIFLFSDAAKSKLSVLRHSFQYPGLLLFVALPLTLLLGIAVGLFLFAELSLIQAALIAIILTPTDAALSKGLLSSGQVPEKIREGINTESGLNDGLCVPVFLIFILLAKNPESAITTSHVVSVFSRELGIALLVAITSISIFIPSLNFAMKRHYFAQNTSPFLLLGFAMAVFSVTQYLHGSGFIAVFVAGLLFDKFSTKTVRTELIEDSEHIADFTSLMIWCLFGYACAYLVLPKLNFEIVTYALLSTTLIRIIPVMLSLLFTSLNLKERFTFAWFGPRGLASIVFTLMVIDEQIENKFQIASIAMTTILFSVFIHGISTKPIADSFKNAK
- the ydiJ gene encoding D-2-hydroxyglutarate dehydrogenase YdiJ, with product MIATITQQDAASDLVANYLNTLQKQGFTGDTDASYATRITASTDNSIYQQLPQGVIFPKNEKDIQLALQTASRDPFLSLTFGPRGGGTGTNGQSLTPGIVVDLSRYMREILEINVDEGWVRVQTGVIKDQLNDFLRPYGFFFSPDLSTSNRATIGGMISTDASGQGSLVYGKTSDHVLGLTTYLVDGTPMSTAPINVEKAKIIAEQDTLVGTIYKTVLNIAIDERDAILNKFPRLNRFLTGYDLEHVLSDDLLTFDMSRLITGSEGSLGIVTEAKLNLTPIAEFKTLINIKYDSFDSALRHSPFLVDARATSVETVDSKVLNLAREDIIWHSVSDLITDVPNKNMQGLNMVEFNAVSPDDIKDKVDTLCTLLDECVANQTNGVIGYQLTNDKSDILKIYAMRKKSVGLLGNVKGSQKPLAFAEDTAVPPENLADYIVEFRALLDSHNLQYGMFGHVDAGVLHVRPALDMCDPEQEKLLRTISDEVVKLTAKYGGLMWGEHGKGYRSEYGPEFFGEHLFTQLRIIKTAFDPYNRINPGKICTPIDSEDSLVSVDGQKRSWFDKQISIDVKTSFNNAMTCNGNGICFNYDENSPMCPSYKVTGDRRNSPKGRASLMREWLRLQESKSIDLLGVEKELNKGEVITWWERFVHSREKKKGIYDFSHEVKASMDECLACKACTTACPIKVDVPTFRARFLNYYHSYYARPLKDYLVGNIESSAPLMAKFGKIINPIVKTKFISSIIKNTVGYVDTPQLSIPSLANRINKAQQFNFEFLNSLTAEQQSEYVLIVQDPFTSFYEAELVESFITLIAQLGKKPMLLPFKPNGKPQHVKGFLHEFKVTAKNAAEFLNQLNDINAPLVGLDASLVMCYRDEYNTILENNRGDFNVQLAHEWLETQSFKGLTANNNNETEFTLLSHCTETTSLPKAANVWKTIFTDIGLTLNTTNTGCCGMAGTYGHEAQNQDNSRALYEMSWKPIVDKTKSEQLLSTGFSCRSQVKRYEKFKPKHPIELLAHVLS